One window of Pseudacidobacterium ailaaui genomic DNA carries:
- a CDS encoding DUF6884 domain-containing protein, with amino-acid sequence MSNTIVCISCVKSKQTFPCAAKDMYISPLFRKMLLYAQQLRPQKIFILSAEYGLLKPGDVIAPYEKTLKTMSTSERSAWAEKVLSRLRQEADLQVDKFIFLAGAPYRENLVRHIRHYEVPMEGLSLGRQLQWLAERLCT; translated from the coding sequence ATGTCAAACACGATTGTTTGTATATCTTGTGTCAAGTCAAAACAAACATTCCCTTGCGCCGCGAAAGATATGTACATAAGCCCCTTGTTTCGCAAGATGCTTTTATACGCGCAACAACTCCGGCCACAAAAGATTTTTATTCTATCGGCTGAATACGGACTTCTTAAGCCGGGCGACGTGATTGCCCCTTACGAAAAGACGCTCAAGACCATGAGCACCTCAGAAAGATCAGCATGGGCGGAGAAGGTTCTCTCAAGGCTTCGCCAGGAAGCAGACCTGCAAGTGGACAAGTTTATCTTCCTTGCAGGTGCGCCATACAGAGAGAACCTTGTGCGCCATATCAGGCACTATGAAGTGCCGATGGAAGGGTTGTCGCTTGGACGCCAACTTCAATGGCTGGCTGAGAGGCTGTGCACATGA
- a CDS encoding DUF885 family protein, giving the protein MTTRRNFLLRSVPSAAALSMTVPKLAFASTEPKPTPASNPEIDTSSSEMRPYIERFSADEELLRRYYSIPFAQQTRERMRKFYEEWQGRLDDIPFDSLSEDGRVDYILFRNYLDRVRAHMEEDAQFQAEAAPYTPFADTIIALFFAQRAIEPIDGKQSAATLAQIEQACKDKKKDLEASLNNGKEDTKGLAYQRRREAANRAVQNLQVLRHVLRNWFEFYDGYDPMFTWWAEEPYKTADAALDAYGRFLSEKVVGLRPAPEAKNLPSSGEGDEEAYQQSMASAHPGDSSDIIGHAIGRDALIRELNFAMVPYTPEELIAIAEKEFAWNDKEMIKASREMGFGDDWKKALEKVKNTYVEPGKQTELAHKFILQALDFLDKNNLVTIPPLARETWRMRMIPPQQQLVSPFFLGGEVLQISYPTNTMSYEQRITTMRANNIAMSHATVFHEMLPGHELQGFMEQRFRAYRQAFGGTPFLVEGWALYWEMLLWDLGFDRTPEERVGALAWRRHRCGRIIFSLNFHLGKWTPQQCIDLLVDRVGFEKQAAIGEVRRSLGGGYGPLYQAAYLLGGMQIDALHKELVGSGKMTNRQFHDAVLKQNSIPVEMIRASLTHQKLTKDFHTQWKFYGEVKAS; this is encoded by the coding sequence ATGACGACTCGTCGCAATTTCCTCCTTCGCAGTGTGCCTTCTGCAGCCGCGCTCAGTATGACTGTACCGAAGCTTGCCTTCGCGTCCACAGAGCCAAAACCAACACCTGCCTCGAACCCTGAGATAGATACATCTTCAAGCGAGATGCGGCCTTACATCGAACGCTTCTCTGCGGACGAGGAGCTGCTGCGGCGCTATTACAGCATCCCCTTTGCGCAACAGACCCGCGAACGAATGCGCAAATTTTATGAGGAGTGGCAAGGCAGGCTGGACGACATACCGTTTGACAGCCTGAGCGAAGACGGGCGTGTGGACTACATTCTGTTTCGCAATTATCTGGATCGTGTCCGGGCGCATATGGAGGAAGACGCGCAGTTCCAGGCCGAGGCTGCTCCTTACACTCCCTTTGCGGACACGATCATTGCGCTCTTCTTTGCGCAGCGCGCAATCGAGCCGATCGACGGCAAGCAGTCTGCGGCCACTTTGGCACAGATTGAACAGGCCTGCAAAGACAAGAAGAAAGATCTGGAAGCCAGCCTGAACAATGGAAAAGAAGACACAAAAGGCCTTGCCTACCAGCGCCGCCGCGAGGCCGCAAACCGCGCTGTGCAGAACCTTCAGGTCCTACGCCATGTGCTCCGCAACTGGTTTGAGTTTTACGACGGCTATGACCCCATGTTTACCTGGTGGGCGGAAGAGCCCTACAAGACTGCCGATGCCGCGCTCGATGCCTATGGCAGGTTTCTCTCAGAAAAAGTGGTCGGGCTGCGGCCTGCTCCTGAAGCAAAAAATCTTCCATCCAGCGGCGAAGGCGATGAAGAAGCCTATCAGCAATCGATGGCCTCGGCGCATCCAGGTGACAGCAGCGACATTATCGGCCACGCCATCGGCCGCGACGCATTGATACGCGAGCTGAATTTCGCCATGGTTCCCTATACGCCGGAGGAACTCATCGCCATTGCGGAAAAAGAGTTTGCCTGGAACGACAAGGAGATGATCAAGGCCTCGCGCGAGATGGGTTTTGGCGACGACTGGAAGAAGGCGCTAGAAAAAGTAAAGAACACTTATGTAGAGCCCGGAAAACAGACCGAGCTCGCGCATAAGTTCATCCTGCAGGCGCTGGACTTTCTTGACAAGAACAATCTGGTCACCATTCCTCCTTTGGCACGCGAGACCTGGCGCATGAGGATGATTCCTCCGCAGCAGCAGTTGGTCTCGCCGTTTTTCCTGGGCGGAGAAGTACTGCAAATTTCTTATCCGACGAACACCATGTCTTATGAGCAGCGCATCACCACCATGCGCGCAAATAACATCGCCATGTCCCACGCCACGGTGTTTCATGAGATGCTGCCTGGGCACGAGCTTCAGGGCTTTATGGAGCAGCGCTTCCGGGCCTACCGGCAGGCCTTCGGAGGCACTCCGTTTCTGGTTGAAGGCTGGGCGCTGTACTGGGAGATGCTGCTATGGGACCTCGGCTTTGACCGCACACCGGAGGAGCGGGTCGGTGCGCTGGCATGGCGGCGGCACCGCTGCGGCCGCATCATCTTCTCGCTGAATTTCCATCTCGGCAAATGGACGCCGCAGCAATGCATTGACCTGCTGGTGGACCGCGTGGGCTTTGAAAAGCAGGCCGCCATCGGAGAGGTGCGCCGCTCTCTGGGCGGCGGATACGGTCCGCTTTATCAGGCGGCCTATCTGTTGGGCGGAATGCAGATTGATGCGCTGCACAAGGAGCTTGTCGGTTCAGGGAAAATGACCAACCGGCAATTCCACGACGCAGTGCTTAAACAAAACAGCATTCCTGTTGAGATGATCCGCGCCAGCCTCACCCACCAGAAACTGACGAAAGACTTCCACACGCAGTGGAAGTTTTACGGCGAGGTAAAGGCAAGTTAG
- a CDS encoding CaiB/BaiF CoA transferase family protein, producing MRPLEGLLIVDLSQFLSGPSASLRLSDLGARVIKIERPQGGDLCRQLYISNLALDGDSTLFHSINRNKESFAADLKSEDDREKLRCLLRRADVMIHNFRPGVMERLGFDYEAVRALNPRIVYAEITGYGKAGPWRNKPGQDLLVQALSGLTWLSGNADHPPVPFGIAIADLYAGAHLAEGILACLVRRGITGKGGRVEVSLLESILDFQFEVLTTFLNDGGKLPQRSAINNGHAYLGAPYGIYQTASGYLALAMNSVPRLGELLECPALLQYSDPQSHFEKRDEIKQVLADHLKSRSTEYWLSKLEPADIWCADVLGWPQLVQHEAFQVLDMVQEVSRDGGVTLKTTRCPIRIDGEILKSSRGAPRLGEQTEEITKELILAHEKSRDR from the coding sequence ATGAGACCTTTAGAAGGACTATTGATCGTCGATTTGAGCCAGTTTTTATCCGGACCTTCCGCCTCGCTGCGCCTCTCAGACCTGGGGGCGCGGGTCATCAAGATTGAACGGCCGCAGGGAGGCGACCTTTGCCGCCAGCTTTATATTTCCAATCTTGCTTTGGACGGTGACAGCACGCTTTTTCACTCCATTAACCGGAACAAGGAAAGCTTCGCCGCTGACCTGAAAAGTGAGGACGATCGAGAAAAACTGCGCTGCCTGCTTCGCCGCGCCGATGTAATGATCCACAATTTCCGTCCGGGTGTGATGGAAAGGCTGGGCTTTGATTATGAGGCGGTCCGCGCTCTGAATCCGCGCATCGTATACGCGGAAATTACTGGCTACGGCAAGGCCGGTCCCTGGCGCAACAAGCCGGGGCAGGACCTGCTGGTACAGGCGCTTTCCGGCCTGACTTGGCTAAGCGGAAATGCGGACCATCCGCCAGTGCCGTTTGGCATCGCCATTGCGGACCTATATGCGGGGGCGCATCTTGCCGAAGGCATCCTGGCCTGTCTGGTACGCCGCGGCATTACTGGTAAGGGAGGCCGGGTCGAGGTCAGTCTGCTTGAATCGATTCTTGACTTCCAATTTGAGGTCCTGACTACGTTTCTGAATGACGGCGGCAAACTGCCGCAGCGCAGCGCCATCAACAACGGCCATGCCTATCTGGGTGCGCCTTACGGCATTTACCAAACCGCAAGTGGCTATCTGGCCCTGGCCATGAACTCTGTTCCACGCCTGGGAGAACTGTTGGAATGCCCGGCCCTGCTTCAGTATTCCGACCCTCAGTCCCACTTTGAGAAACGGGACGAAATCAAACAGGTCCTCGCCGACCATCTGAAAAGTCGTTCCACAGAGTACTGGCTCTCCAAGCTGGAACCGGCAGATATCTGGTGCGCCGACGTACTCGGCTGGCCGCAGCTTGTGCAGCATGAGGCCTTTCAGGTCCTGGACATGGTGCAGGAGGTGTCTCGGGACGGCGGAGTGACCCTGAAGACGACCCGCTGCCCCATCCGAATTGATGGTGAAATCCTCAAAAGCAGTCGAGGCGCACCCCGTCTGGGCGAACAGACCGAGGAAATCACAAAAGAACTTATACTTGCACACGAGAAAAGCCGCGACCGCTAA
- a CDS encoding IclR family transcriptional regulator: MRRKIQTSYSVPALDKGLDILEALAAAQTPQSLTEIAKTLKRSPSELFRMLNTLEKRAYISRDVVSDRYRLTLKLYELAHTHSPVDQLLRAATQPMRELAESIRESCHLSVLSRHMLVVIAQEESPEPVRLSVEVGYRVQPLNTASGRVLVAFLEPQEQQYFLAGDATYAEMTSSEKKALQRELEQIRANGHLMTLSTRRTGYDIACIVGNAQIGVTAALAVPVIPGGTNAGREKQLVAAVKKCAQQITASLGITQFPEG, translated from the coding sequence ATGCGAAGAAAGATACAAACCAGTTACTCTGTTCCCGCTCTTGACAAAGGACTCGACATTCTGGAGGCGCTGGCCGCCGCGCAGACTCCACAATCACTTACGGAGATTGCCAAGACCCTGAAGCGCAGCCCGAGTGAGCTCTTCAGGATGCTGAACACGCTGGAGAAACGCGCCTATATCAGCCGCGACGTGGTTTCTGACCGCTACCGGCTCACGCTGAAACTTTATGAGCTGGCGCACACGCACTCTCCTGTGGACCAATTGCTCCGCGCCGCCACGCAACCCATGCGCGAGCTGGCGGAAAGCATCCGTGAATCCTGCCATCTGAGTGTGTTGAGCCGGCATATGCTCGTAGTCATCGCGCAGGAGGAAAGCCCTGAGCCGGTGCGGCTGTCCGTGGAGGTTGGCTATCGCGTGCAACCTTTGAATACAGCTTCAGGGCGGGTGCTGGTCGCCTTTCTGGAGCCGCAGGAACAGCAGTATTTCCTTGCCGGCGACGCCACGTATGCCGAAATGACCTCCTCAGAAAAGAAGGCCCTGCAGCGAGAGCTGGAACAGATCCGTGCCAACGGCCATCTGATGACCCTCAGCACACGCCGCACGGGCTATGACATCGCCTGCATTGTGGGGAATGCCCAGATTGGAGTCACAGCTGCCCTCGCTGTACCAGTGATTCCCGGCGGCACCAATGCCGGCAGAGAAAAACAGCTGGTCGCAGCCGTAAAAAAATGCGCACAACAGATTACTGCCTCCCTTGGGATCACTCAGTTTCCTGAAGGCTGA
- a CDS encoding SGNH/GDSL hydrolase family protein, giving the protein MKDLLRTVAPLFTGCLVPLLSLSAAAQTPRLQKTEAPATLVPLAMHIGGRVLAVNNGKEYEYQWPGTYFETAFRGREVYFRLGKGREILHVVVDGQSPLVLTKPAPGLYRISGLKDGPHRVRVLVVTESQDAPNFFGGFGAIAGEEALPLKKSSRQIEFIGDSHTVGYGNTSLQRECTNEEVWATTDTSQAFGALIASHYNADDQINAISGRGIVRNYNGFAADTLPQAYPYVLLDKKQEYHDPLWKPHIIVISLGTNDFSTPLNPSEKWKTRDELHSDFEATYLRFLKQLRARDPDAFFILWATDMAHGEIESEVQKVVQLAQAQGEARIAFLPVDHLQFSGCNWHPSLADDRTIRDKVVQFIDDHHLWPKE; this is encoded by the coding sequence ATGAAAGATCTTCTCCGGACTGTCGCGCCCCTTTTTACAGGCTGCCTGGTTCCTCTACTTTCCCTCTCAGCAGCAGCGCAGACACCGCGTCTACAGAAGACAGAGGCGCCGGCCACGCTGGTTCCGCTTGCGATGCACATCGGAGGCAGGGTGCTGGCAGTCAACAATGGGAAGGAGTACGAGTATCAGTGGCCGGGGACGTATTTTGAAACAGCCTTTCGTGGCAGAGAGGTCTACTTCCGCCTGGGAAAGGGCCGTGAAATTCTGCACGTCGTTGTGGACGGACAATCGCCCTTGGTCCTTACAAAACCGGCTCCTGGACTGTACCGGATATCGGGGCTGAAGGACGGCCCGCATCGGGTCCGTGTCCTGGTTGTTACGGAGAGCCAGGATGCGCCAAATTTCTTTGGTGGATTTGGAGCCATTGCCGGCGAAGAAGCACTTCCGCTGAAAAAGTCTTCACGGCAGATTGAGTTTATCGGCGATTCTCATACGGTCGGTTACGGAAATACCTCTCTCCAACGGGAATGCACGAACGAAGAGGTGTGGGCCACGACGGACACCTCACAGGCTTTCGGCGCGCTGATTGCCAGCCATTACAACGCTGATGATCAGATCAACGCGATTTCAGGACGCGGCATCGTCCGCAACTACAATGGCTTTGCAGCAGATACCCTGCCGCAAGCGTATCCCTATGTGCTGCTGGACAAAAAGCAGGAGTACCATGACCCATTGTGGAAACCACACATCATCGTGATTTCTTTAGGGACCAACGATTTTTCCACGCCGCTGAACCCAAGCGAAAAATGGAAGACCCGGGACGAACTTCACTCGGATTTCGAAGCAACCTACCTCCGCTTTCTTAAGCAGCTTCGGGCCAGGGACCCGGATGCTTTCTTCATCCTATGGGCCACGGACATGGCCCATGGCGAGATCGAATCGGAGGTGCAAAAGGTGGTGCAATTGGCCCAGGCGCAGGGCGAGGCCAGAATCGCTTTTTTGCCCGTCGACCATCTTCAGTTCAGTGGCTGCAACTGGCATCCCTCGCTTGCAGATGACAGGACGATCCGAGACAAGGTGGTGCAATTCATCGACGACCATCATCTTTGGCCGAAGGAATAG
- a CDS encoding ABC transporter substrate-binding protein → MSQSITLRGITWNHTRGHLPMVATAQRFHELHPEVSLIWEVRSLQAFGDAPLKELARRYDLLVVDHPFIGQAAEQGLLLPLDVFLPAAFLADQAQNSVGASHASYQYEGRQWALAIDAAAPVSGWRPDLLEKSGARPPASWEDLLEMARAGLVLFPAVPIDSLMHFYMLCIALGAELFKQEGRLVEENIGGEALHRLRELLQLCGPECLHRNPITVWETLAASHSVAFCPFAYGYSNYARTGYAAQVLEFGGLVQMNGVPLRSVLGGAGLAVSAQSTNQTAALQYAQFVASERCQQTLYFDSGGQPGHRGAWLDAETNRRSHGFFSRTLPVLDAACLRPRHAWYPCFQEEAATVVHRFLGSGGSEMQTVQELNHLYRKSRGSRRA, encoded by the coding sequence ATGAGCCAGTCCATCACACTTCGGGGCATCACCTGGAACCACACACGCGGGCACCTGCCCATGGTGGCCACCGCACAGCGCTTTCATGAACTACACCCGGAGGTCTCTCTCATCTGGGAGGTGCGTTCTCTGCAGGCATTTGGGGACGCTCCCCTGAAAGAACTTGCCCGGCGATATGACCTGCTGGTGGTGGACCATCCCTTCATCGGACAGGCAGCCGAGCAGGGGCTGCTGTTGCCGCTCGATGTCTTTCTTCCGGCCGCATTTCTTGCAGACCAGGCGCAGAACTCCGTGGGAGCATCCCATGCCAGCTACCAATATGAGGGGCGGCAATGGGCGCTGGCCATCGACGCAGCCGCTCCGGTAAGTGGCTGGCGGCCGGACCTGTTGGAAAAATCTGGTGCTCGACCTCCCGCCAGCTGGGAGGACCTGCTGGAAATGGCCCGAGCAGGGCTGGTCCTCTTTCCCGCCGTTCCCATTGACAGCCTGATGCACTTCTATATGCTTTGCATCGCTTTAGGGGCAGAGCTGTTCAAGCAGGAGGGCCGTCTGGTGGAAGAAAATATCGGCGGCGAAGCCTTGCATCGGCTTCGGGAGCTTCTGCAACTCTGTGGGCCGGAATGTCTGCATCGTAATCCGATCACCGTCTGGGAAACCCTCGCCGCCAGTCATTCCGTTGCCTTTTGCCCCTTTGCCTATGGATATTCCAACTATGCCCGCACGGGTTATGCTGCGCAGGTCCTTGAATTTGGCGGACTGGTTCAGATGAATGGCGTGCCGCTTCGTTCGGTCCTCGGCGGCGCAGGGCTTGCCGTTTCGGCCCAGAGCACGAACCAGACCGCAGCGCTCCAATATGCACAGTTTGTGGCCAGCGAACGCTGTCAGCAAACGCTTTACTTTGATTCTGGCGGACAGCCGGGGCACCGCGGTGCATGGCTTGACGCAGAGACGAACCGTCGTTCCCACGGCTTCTTTTCAAGGACGCTCCCCGTCCTGGACGCTGCCTGTCTTCGGCCCCGTCATGCATGGTATCCATGCTTTCAGGAAGAGGCCGCAACCGTGGTACACCGATTTCTTGGCTCTGGCGGCAGTGAGATGCAGACCGTGCAGGAGCTGAACCATTTGTACCGGAAAAGCCGTGGAAGCAGGAGAGCATGA
- a CDS encoding IS256 family transposase translates to MAKIVSITEHFQHFLTNLKESFWGDLEQKTQVAWKRFLEAESERLRDQYAVWDSYERGTRKPGQYRNGYYERDFVTRFGTIRLRVARARGKSFLPRAMEKFQRRAPELAILIREAFLRGISTRQVGRLVATLTGETISAQTVSRLTRDLDQAVREFHRAALQDEWAYLFLDGVALKVRRPAGRQHVQMLVAYGVRRDGTRQLLGFLRTQGEGQAHWEALLEDLYRRGLKGDKLLLIVTDGCPGLAAAIQTVYPRVAHQRCWVHKMRNILDKVRKRDHDAVKLDAQAIYLADSRRQAEAAARAFSRRWRREYPTMVRQLERDLPDLLVFYHFPKHLWRKLRTTNIIERCFVEVRRRTRPMVCFVNVQSVDRIIYSIFQRFNLEWKNRTLRVFTQAA, encoded by the coding sequence ATGGCGAAGATTGTATCGATCACCGAGCATTTTCAGCACTTCTTGACCAACCTGAAGGAGAGCTTCTGGGGCGACCTGGAGCAGAAGACGCAGGTGGCCTGGAAGCGATTTCTGGAAGCGGAATCGGAGCGGTTGCGCGATCAGTATGCAGTTTGGGACAGCTACGAACGGGGAACGCGCAAGCCGGGACAGTACCGTAACGGCTATTACGAGAGGGATTTTGTGACCCGCTTCGGCACCATCCGGCTGCGCGTGGCGCGGGCCCGCGGCAAGAGCTTTCTTCCCCGGGCGATGGAGAAGTTCCAACGCCGGGCGCCGGAGCTGGCCATACTCATCCGGGAGGCGTTTCTGCGCGGCATCTCTACCCGCCAGGTGGGTCGGCTGGTGGCCACTTTGACGGGCGAGACGATCAGTGCCCAGACCGTCTCGCGGCTGACGCGTGATCTGGATCAGGCGGTGCGGGAGTTTCATCGAGCCGCCCTGCAGGACGAATGGGCTTACCTGTTTCTGGATGGCGTGGCGTTGAAGGTGCGCCGGCCGGCGGGACGGCAGCATGTGCAGATGCTGGTGGCCTACGGCGTGCGCCGGGACGGCACCCGGCAACTGCTCGGCTTTCTGCGCACCCAGGGTGAGGGTCAGGCTCACTGGGAGGCGTTGCTTGAGGATCTCTACCGGCGCGGTCTGAAGGGCGACAAGCTGCTGCTGATCGTCACCGACGGCTGCCCCGGATTGGCTGCCGCCATCCAGACCGTCTATCCCCGCGTAGCCCATCAACGCTGCTGGGTGCACAAGATGCGCAATATCCTCGACAAGGTGCGCAAGCGCGACCATGATGCCGTCAAGCTGGATGCCCAGGCCATCTATCTGGCCGATAGCCGCCGTCAGGCCGAGGCTGCCGCGCGCGCCTTCAGCCGCCGCTGGCGCCGGGAATATCCCACCATGGTGCGGCAACTGGAACGCGATCTGCCCGACCTGCTGGTCTTCTACCATTTTCCCAAGCACCTGTGGCGCAAGCTGCGCACCACCAACATCATTGAACGCTGCTTCGTCGAAGTGCGTCGAAGAACCAGGCCCATGGTTTGCTTCGTCAACGTGCAGTCCGTGGACCGAATCATCTACTCCATCTTCCAGAGATTCAATCTGGAATGGAAAAACCGCACCCTCCGCGTATTTACACAAGCAGCTTGA
- a CDS encoding SulP family inorganic anion transporter — MKWKHEWLPHSILCLRDYSVSQFLQDLVAGITVGLVALPLAMAFGIASGVTPQAGMYTAVVAGFLISALGGSRVQIGGPTGAFVVIVAGIVAKFGVSGLSLVTLLAGALLVIMGVTGLGTAVKFIPRPVIIGFTNGIALLIASTQIKDFLGLKTGPVPSDFLKRMHVLIAHLKTTQWQTAAVGCISLAIIILWPRWNKRVPGSILALFAATLAVPLLHLPVETIGTRFGGIPQGFPPLTLPHLRAEQILPLLPSAFTVAMLAAVESLLSAVVADGMSGSRHNSNVELVAQGVANLASPLFGGIPATGAIARTATNIRSGARTPVSGMIHALTLLAILLVAAPLAKFVPLAALAAVLFVVAWNMGEWREIGSILRLAKTDVAVWLATFLLTVVADLTVAVGVGMALAALLYIYRIAETTTVAPVTEEYLRDGQAHVLQDKEIPPNVAILRIHGPFLFGTTEKLAEATANLNAFPAVVILRLRNMTALDATGLHALETFAERLHKSGRTLLLCGAREQPAELLAASEFVEHIGRENILPHVQAALARAREITEAFSGVGPIMAAELSRVSL, encoded by the coding sequence GTGAAATGGAAACACGAGTGGCTGCCGCACTCAATTCTCTGTCTTCGTGATTACTCTGTTTCGCAATTCCTACAGGACCTGGTGGCCGGAATCACAGTGGGCCTGGTGGCCCTGCCTTTGGCGATGGCTTTCGGCATTGCATCCGGCGTCACACCGCAAGCCGGCATGTATACCGCAGTTGTTGCCGGGTTCCTGATTTCAGCCCTGGGTGGCTCGCGCGTGCAGATTGGCGGGCCAACAGGAGCATTTGTCGTCATCGTCGCCGGGATCGTTGCGAAATTCGGCGTCTCCGGGCTTTCCCTGGTGACCCTCCTTGCCGGAGCATTGCTCGTCATCATGGGCGTCACCGGACTCGGGACCGCAGTCAAGTTTATTCCCCGTCCTGTGATCATCGGCTTCACCAATGGCATTGCGCTGCTGATTGCATCGACGCAAATCAAGGATTTTCTTGGCCTCAAGACGGGGCCTGTGCCCAGCGATTTTCTGAAGCGTATGCACGTGCTCATCGCGCATCTCAAGACGACCCAGTGGCAGACGGCCGCGGTAGGTTGCATCTCGCTGGCGATCATCATTCTGTGGCCGCGCTGGAACAAACGTGTCCCCGGGTCCATTCTGGCTTTGTTTGCCGCGACGCTTGCTGTGCCGCTGTTGCATCTTCCGGTAGAAACAATCGGCACCCGCTTCGGCGGAATCCCGCAAGGCTTTCCTCCCCTTACACTGCCTCACCTGCGTGCCGAGCAAATTCTTCCGCTACTGCCCTCGGCATTCACGGTCGCGATGCTGGCCGCAGTGGAAAGCCTGCTGTCGGCGGTCGTGGCTGACGGCATGAGCGGCAGCAGGCACAATTCGAATGTTGAGCTGGTGGCGCAAGGCGTGGCCAATCTGGCATCCCCACTCTTTGGCGGAATTCCCGCCACGGGTGCAATTGCGCGGACGGCCACCAACATCCGCTCAGGCGCACGGACGCCCGTTTCCGGAATGATTCACGCACTCACGTTGCTGGCGATTTTGCTGGTAGCTGCACCACTTGCGAAGTTTGTCCCACTGGCGGCCCTGGCAGCGGTGCTTTTTGTAGTTGCGTGGAACATGGGCGAGTGGCGCGAGATCGGCTCCATACTCCGGCTGGCGAAAACAGATGTCGCTGTGTGGCTGGCGACCTTTCTGCTTACGGTCGTTGCGGACCTGACGGTGGCTGTCGGCGTCGGAATGGCATTGGCGGCCCTGCTCTACATCTATCGCATTGCGGAAACGACCACTGTGGCCCCCGTCACGGAAGAATATCTGCGCGATGGGCAGGCCCATGTCCTGCAAGACAAAGAAATCCCGCCGAATGTTGCTATTCTGCGCATTCATGGACCATTTCTCTTTGGCACTACTGAGAAGCTGGCTGAAGCTACAGCAAATCTGAATGCATTCCCGGCGGTTGTGATTCTGCGCCTGCGGAATATGACGGCACTCGATGCGACCGGCCTGCACGCGCTGGAGACCTTTGCCGAGCGTCTGCACAAATCAGGCCGCACGCTGCTGCTCTGTGGTGCGCGCGAACAGCCTGCGGAATTGCTGGCCGCTTCAGAGTTCGTCGAACACATTGGACGAGAGAACATCCTTCCGCACGTGCAGGCAGCACTGGCGCGGGCCAGAGAAATCACCGAAGCCTTCAGCGGAGTCGGCCCCATCATGGCTGCGGAGTTAAGCCGGGTGTCTCTGTAA
- a CDS encoding MaoC family dehydratase has product MVFEKYFEDYTLHAVRQTGGRTITETDIVLHAGQTGDFYPHHMDAEWCRTQPFQQRIAHGTLVFSIAVGMTAGEINPRAISYGYDRLRFVRPVFIGDTLRATVSIQELRGDAKRPNHGMVVEHCEVINQKGETVLVCDHLLLVEKKKPA; this is encoded by the coding sequence ATGGTTTTTGAAAAATATTTTGAGGACTATACCCTTCACGCGGTACGTCAGACCGGCGGTCGAACCATCACGGAAACAGACATTGTCCTGCACGCCGGGCAGACTGGGGACTTCTATCCGCACCACATGGATGCCGAATGGTGCAGGACGCAACCTTTTCAGCAGCGTATTGCGCACGGCACGCTGGTCTTCAGCATTGCTGTAGGGATGACTGCCGGAGAGATCAACCCCCGCGCCATTTCCTATGGATACGACAGGCTGCGCTTTGTCCGGCCCGTGTTTATCGGGGATACATTGCGCGCGACGGTCAGTATTCAGGAGCTGCGAGGAGACGCAAAGCGTCCCAATCATGGAATGGTGGTGGAACACTGCGAGGTCATCAACCAGAAGGGAGAGACCGTGCTGGTTTGTGACCACCTGCTGCTGGTGGAAAAGAAGAAACCCGCGTAG